The following coding sequences are from one Diprion similis isolate iyDipSimi1 chromosome 9, iyDipSimi1.1, whole genome shotgun sequence window:
- the LOC124410271 gene encoding uncharacterized protein LOC124410271 isoform X6: MLRPNGVETTRILLFVLVLGVALFQSALGHVALTFPRARKYDLDFLDNARTPGPCGMPKGDIRTSFLSGSSFNVTWHLAYPHRGGFRLQILDALDRPLVDLTPVTQISEFVEDDATAQSFPVSLPQNFTCRDCTIRLLREAEEWGSAYRFWSCADIDILEKKEYREDCSKHGTYLVGKCRCDRFYRGPRCQIKEECLDDSDCGSQGVCVDNKGTTSPTKHCYCNIGWFGPGCNKKSPIKSTEINFDAYTMKNLSNNFKLYWRILKDINELEAVMVVNGTSWVGLGWRPKSLNPNCKAFPELSDPPGEPLPKPEPKSEPEPAPEGVAEPTSGSGKAEPEPHAESKAEPISEPKSEPVSSAEPSPEPGAEPTPEPEAEPSKSGAKRRSPKAYGAAPPDSDVTVRTSVTYQVSSKQGRKKRAIGAAETEPTTAPTPLAIHKYTPKHDFNPMDCTDIVIGSAVGMTHRIGDYYTRDRSTPRPDAFWGGQDDLTAAMGFEKDGVTTIVFRKKLNDTGIADHEIVDSAMHVIWAKGQEPGSYVHDPPSGVEKSKVSVKDFYKSDELKYHGHSSQRGVASINFLEENKTESGGHAPLEGGGCGGEWRYPRHCSLKNGTCEYAARWVYKAKKDVLAFTIVTSHTDKWTGIGLSDDEKMSQTDAIIGWVDKLTGQPFVMDTWISGYNSPLLDESQDILERFGKIEDGFTTLNFTRKRATRDSKDISITDEHCVYMMFPVKGGIFNAVNKKLKKHETVPMISSDRICVRSCGDEFDEDAPTTPGPPRLVYDFEVKLLDLGDGFQAPDPNTPEFETISNTISDSFRPALSKVPGFYEVKLNQLERSDGESIVAKMNLIVDKNEEKGRALRPEDTEAMARGALNETLVTGRVGTLRVDPQYLVFKAPQVTDISDEDEASLPDTTGLLLGSTKMFVVVGCVAALVALALLQATCTLYRSRKRTSKDQLITTNNAWKDYNSGANTNFAFEAFETEEKAPPPVSSLPRPRETAMEPDGVRPTQQITGPRATYSLPRAPGPRQPPPPQPGYYTQDRRNQRYKGPNGSGPQQPDFYFMPSQRKYSGEVVRVYVDYGNQPK, encoded by the exons GGGGGCTTCAGGCTGCAGATTTTAGACGCCCTCGACAGACCGCTCGTCGATCTCACCCCGGTCACCCAGATCAGCGAATTCGTCGAGGATGATGCCAC GGCCCAATCATTCCCGGTAAGCTTGCCTCAGAACTTCACGTGCAGGGATTGCACCATCAGACTTCTACGGGAGGCCGAAGAATGGGGATCAGCGTACAGGTTCTGGTCCTGCGCCGACATCGAC ATTTTGGAGAAGAAAGAGTACAGAGAAGACTGCAGTAAGCACGGTACATACCTCGTGGGAAAATGCAGATGCGACAGATTCTACCGAGGACCCAGGTGCCAAATCAAAGAGGAGTGCCTCGACGACTCGGACTGCGGATCGCAGGGGGTCTGCGTCGACAACAAGGGGACGACATCCCCGACCAAACATTGCTATTGCAACATCGGCTGGTTTGGTCCTGGATGCAACAAAA AATCACCGATCAAGAGCACGGAGATAAACTTCGACGCGTACACCATGAAGAACTTATCCAACAACTTCAAGCTCTACTGGCGGATCCTTAAGGACATTAACGAGCTCGAGGCTGTGATGGTGGTCAACGGCACTTCGTGGGTTGGTCTTGGATGGCGACCGAAGAGCCTGAACCCGAACTGCAAGGCTTTTCCCGAACTATCAGATCCACCTGGTGAACCGCTACCGAAACCGGAACCAAAATCAGAACCAGAACCAGCACCCGAAGGCGTTGCAGAGCCGACGAGTGGCTCTGGTAAAGCCGAGCCTGAGCCGCACGCAGAGTCGAAAGCCGAACCGATTTCCGAACCGAAATCGGAGCCCGTCTCGAGTGCCGAACCATCCCCTGAACCAGGGGCTGAACCGACGCCGGAACCGGAAGCCGAGCCCTCAAAGTCTGGGGCGAAACGGAGATCACCAAAGGCTTACGGAGCTGCACCACCTGATTCCGATGTCACAGTTCGCACCAGCGTCACTTACCAAGTGAGCAGTAAGCAAG GACGTAAGAAGCGAGCGATTGGAGCTGCGGAGACGGAACCGACGACTG CTCCAACACCACTGGCGATCCATAAATACACTCCTAAGCACGATTTCAATCCGATGGACTGTACGGACATCGTGATCGGTAGCGCGGTGGGCATGACGCACCGAATCGGAGATTATTATACCAGAGATCGATCGACGCCACGTCCGGACGCGTTCTGGGGTGGCCAGGACGACCTCACAGCGGCAATGGGCTTCGAGAAGGATGGCGTGACCACAATAGTCTTCAGGAAGAAACTCAACGATACCGGAATCGCGGACCACGAGATAGTCGACTCGGCGATGCACGTGATCTGGGCCAAGGGTCAGGAGCCAGGAAGCTACGTCCACGACCCCCCTAGCGGTGTGGAAAAGAGCAAAGTGTCCGTGAAGGACTTCTACAAGTCGGACGAGCTCAAGTACCACGGCCATAGCTCGCAGCGAGGCGTCGCAAGCATAAACTTCCTCG AGGAGAACAAGACCGAGTCCGGTGGTCACGCGCCACTCGAAGGTGGAGGCTGCGGCGGGGAATGGCGTTATCCGCGACATTGTTCCTTGAAGAACGGTACGTGCGAGTACGCCGCACGATGGGTCTACAAGGCCAAAAAG GACGTGCTGGCCTTCACCATCGTTACTTCTCACACCGACAAGTGGACGGGCATAGGATTGTCCGATGACGAAAAAATG TCGCAAACCGACGCGATAATAGGATGGGTCGACAAGCTGACTGGTCAGCCGTTCGTCATGGACACCTGGATCAGTGGGTATAATTCCCCGCTTTTGGACGAGTCTCAGGACATTCTTGAGCGGTTTGGAAAAATCGAGGACGGCTTTACGACCCTCAATTTCACGAGGAAACGGGCGACGAGGGATTCCAAGGATATTTCAATCACGGATGAACACTGCGTCTACATGATGTTTCCCGTCAAAGGAGGCATCTTCAACGCCGTTAACAAAAAGCTCAAGAAACACGAGACGGTACCGATGATATCGAGCGATAGAATATGCGTCAGGTCCTGCGGCGACG AGTTTGACGAGGACGCACCAACCACTCCCGGTCCTCCCAGGCTCGTCTACGACTTTGAAGTGAAGCTTTTGGACCTGGGGGATGGGTTCCAGGCGCCGGATCCCAACACTCCAGAGTTCGAAACGATATCAAACACGATTTCAGACAGCTTTAGGCCGGCGCTGAGCAAGGTTCCTGGCTTCTATGAGGTTAAATTGAACCAGCTCGAGAG ATCTGACGGAGAGTCGATAGTTGCCAAGATGAACCTAATCGTCGACAAAAACGAGGAAAAGGGTCGGGCGTTGAGGCCCGAAGACACGGAAGCGATGGCCAGAGGAGCCCTGAACGAAACACTGGTCACTGGACGCGTTGGGACCCTTCGGGTAGACCCACAATATCTGGTCTTCAAAGCGCCCCAAG TCACCGACATTTCCGATGAGGACGAGGCCTCGTTGCCTGATACAACGGGACTTCTACTGGGTTCGACAAAAATGTTCGTTGTCGTGGGCTGCGTAGCTGCTCTTGTAGCACTGGCGCTTCTCCAGGCGACTTGCACCCTTTATCGTTCAAGGAAACGAACATCCAAG gATCAGCTGATAACCACGAACAACGCGTGGAAGGATTACAACTCTGGGGCTAATACGAATTTCGCTTTCGAGGCCTTCGAGACCGAGGAGAAAGCTCCTCCGCCCGTCTCGAGCCTCCCGAGGCCCCGGGAAACCGCCATGGAACCCGACGGCGTCAGGCCCACACAGCAGATCACCGGGCCCCGCGCAACGTACAGCCTCCCGAGGGCCCCAGGGCCCCGACAACCCCCGCCCCCACAGCCTGGTTACTACACCCAGGATCGTAGGAACCAACGGTACAAGGGGCCCAATGGCTCGGGCCCCCAACAACCAGACTTTTACTTTATGCCGAGCCAACGAAAGTACAGCGGTGAAGTGGTTCGCGTTTACGTTGACTATGGCAATCAGCCGAAGTAA
- the LOC124410271 gene encoding uncharacterized protein LOC124410271 isoform X5 produces the protein MLRPNGVETTRILLFVLVLGVALFQSALGHVALTFPRARKYDLDFLDNARTPGPCGMPKGDIRTSFLSGSSFNVTWHLAYPHRGGFRLQILDALDRPLVDLTPVTQISEFVEDDATAQSFPVSLPQNFTCRDCTIRLLREAEEWGSAYRFWSCADIDILEKKEYREDCSKHGTYLVGKCRCDRFYRGPRCQIKEECLDDSDCGSQGVCVDNKGTTSPTKHCYCNIGWFGPGCNKKSPIKSTEINFDAYTMKNLSNNFKLYWRILKDINELEAVMVVNGTSWVGLGWRPKSLNPNCKAFPELSDPPGEPLPKPEPKSEPEPAPEGVAEPTSGSGKAEPEPHAESKAEPISEPKSEPVSSAEPSPEPGAEPTPEPEAEPSKSGAKRRSPKAYGAAPPDSDVTVRTSVTYQVSSKQGRKKRAIGAAETEPTTGKPSGEPTYTTAEPQPNTSNPEPTSITESYRPEADSITHDSFTGITTVNEPHFETNREPKSEPVSESVSEPTSEPKSEPTSEPTSEPISEPSAEPKSEPHPEPVTEPHPEPKSEPNFNTEALEPKEKSGATKAPTPLAIHKYTPKHDFNPMDCTDIVIGSAVGMTHRIGDYYTRDRSTPRPDAFWGGQDDLTAAMGFEKDGVTTIVFRKKLNDTGIADHEIVDSAMHVIWAKGQEPGSYVHDPPSGVEKSKVSVKDFYKSDELKYHGHSSQRGVASINFLEENKTESGGHAPLEGGGCGGEWRYPRHCSLKNGTCEYAARWVYKAKKDVLAFTIVTSHTDKWTGIGLSDDEKMSQTDAIIGWVDKLTGQPFVMDTWISGYNSPLLDESQDILERFGKIEDGFTTLNFTRKRATRDSKDISITDEHCVYMMFPVKGGIFNAVNKKLKKHETVPMISSDRICVRSCGDEFDEDAPTTPGPPRLVYDFEVKLLDLGDGFQAPDPNTPEFETISNTISDSFRPALSKVPGFYEVKLNQLERSDGESIVAKMNLIVDKNEEKGRALRPEDTEAMARGALNETLVTGRVGTLRVDPQYLVFKAPQVTDISDEDEASLPDTTGLLLGSTKMFVVVGCVAALVALALLQATCTLYRSRKRTSKDQLITTNNAWKDYNSGANTNFAFEAFETEEKAPPPVSSLPRPRETAMEPDGVRPTQQITGPRATYSLPRAPGPRQPPPPQPGYYTQDRRNQRYKGPNGSGPQQPDFYFMPSQRKYSGEVVRVYVDYGNQPK, from the exons GGGGGCTTCAGGCTGCAGATTTTAGACGCCCTCGACAGACCGCTCGTCGATCTCACCCCGGTCACCCAGATCAGCGAATTCGTCGAGGATGATGCCAC GGCCCAATCATTCCCGGTAAGCTTGCCTCAGAACTTCACGTGCAGGGATTGCACCATCAGACTTCTACGGGAGGCCGAAGAATGGGGATCAGCGTACAGGTTCTGGTCCTGCGCCGACATCGAC ATTTTGGAGAAGAAAGAGTACAGAGAAGACTGCAGTAAGCACGGTACATACCTCGTGGGAAAATGCAGATGCGACAGATTCTACCGAGGACCCAGGTGCCAAATCAAAGAGGAGTGCCTCGACGACTCGGACTGCGGATCGCAGGGGGTCTGCGTCGACAACAAGGGGACGACATCCCCGACCAAACATTGCTATTGCAACATCGGCTGGTTTGGTCCTGGATGCAACAAAA AATCACCGATCAAGAGCACGGAGATAAACTTCGACGCGTACACCATGAAGAACTTATCCAACAACTTCAAGCTCTACTGGCGGATCCTTAAGGACATTAACGAGCTCGAGGCTGTGATGGTGGTCAACGGCACTTCGTGGGTTGGTCTTGGATGGCGACCGAAGAGCCTGAACCCGAACTGCAAGGCTTTTCCCGAACTATCAGATCCACCTGGTGAACCGCTACCGAAACCGGAACCAAAATCAGAACCAGAACCAGCACCCGAAGGCGTTGCAGAGCCGACGAGTGGCTCTGGTAAAGCCGAGCCTGAGCCGCACGCAGAGTCGAAAGCCGAACCGATTTCCGAACCGAAATCGGAGCCCGTCTCGAGTGCCGAACCATCCCCTGAACCAGGGGCTGAACCGACGCCGGAACCGGAAGCCGAGCCCTCAAAGTCTGGGGCGAAACGGAGATCACCAAAGGCTTACGGAGCTGCACCACCTGATTCCGATGTCACAGTTCGCACCAGCGTCACTTACCAAGTGAGCAGTAAGCAAG GACGTAAGAAGCGAGCGATTGGAGCTGCGGAGACGGAACCGACGACTG GGAAGCCCAGCGGCGAGCCTACTTACACCACTGCTGAACCTCAACCAAATACGTCCAATCCTGAACCAACCTCCATCACAGAATCATACCGTCCCGAAGCCGATTCAATAACCCACGATTCATTTACTGGGATCACAACCGTGAACGAACCTCACTTTGAAACCAATCGTGAACCAAAATCTGAACCCGTCTCTGAATCAGTTTCCGAACCCACGTCCGAACCGAAATCTGAACCTACT TCTGAACCTACATCTGAACCGATTTCGGAACCTTCT GCTGAACCAAAATCCGAACCTCATCCCGAACCCGTAACCGAACCGCATCCTGAGCCGAAATCCGAGCCTAATTTCAACACAGAAGCTCTGGAACCAAAGGAGAAGTCGGGAGCGACAAAAG CTCCAACACCACTGGCGATCCATAAATACACTCCTAAGCACGATTTCAATCCGATGGACTGTACGGACATCGTGATCGGTAGCGCGGTGGGCATGACGCACCGAATCGGAGATTATTATACCAGAGATCGATCGACGCCACGTCCGGACGCGTTCTGGGGTGGCCAGGACGACCTCACAGCGGCAATGGGCTTCGAGAAGGATGGCGTGACCACAATAGTCTTCAGGAAGAAACTCAACGATACCGGAATCGCGGACCACGAGATAGTCGACTCGGCGATGCACGTGATCTGGGCCAAGGGTCAGGAGCCAGGAAGCTACGTCCACGACCCCCCTAGCGGTGTGGAAAAGAGCAAAGTGTCCGTGAAGGACTTCTACAAGTCGGACGAGCTCAAGTACCACGGCCATAGCTCGCAGCGAGGCGTCGCAAGCATAAACTTCCTCG AGGAGAACAAGACCGAGTCCGGTGGTCACGCGCCACTCGAAGGTGGAGGCTGCGGCGGGGAATGGCGTTATCCGCGACATTGTTCCTTGAAGAACGGTACGTGCGAGTACGCCGCACGATGGGTCTACAAGGCCAAAAAG GACGTGCTGGCCTTCACCATCGTTACTTCTCACACCGACAAGTGGACGGGCATAGGATTGTCCGATGACGAAAAAATG TCGCAAACCGACGCGATAATAGGATGGGTCGACAAGCTGACTGGTCAGCCGTTCGTCATGGACACCTGGATCAGTGGGTATAATTCCCCGCTTTTGGACGAGTCTCAGGACATTCTTGAGCGGTTTGGAAAAATCGAGGACGGCTTTACGACCCTCAATTTCACGAGGAAACGGGCGACGAGGGATTCCAAGGATATTTCAATCACGGATGAACACTGCGTCTACATGATGTTTCCCGTCAAAGGAGGCATCTTCAACGCCGTTAACAAAAAGCTCAAGAAACACGAGACGGTACCGATGATATCGAGCGATAGAATATGCGTCAGGTCCTGCGGCGACG AGTTTGACGAGGACGCACCAACCACTCCCGGTCCTCCCAGGCTCGTCTACGACTTTGAAGTGAAGCTTTTGGACCTGGGGGATGGGTTCCAGGCGCCGGATCCCAACACTCCAGAGTTCGAAACGATATCAAACACGATTTCAGACAGCTTTAGGCCGGCGCTGAGCAAGGTTCCTGGCTTCTATGAGGTTAAATTGAACCAGCTCGAGAG ATCTGACGGAGAGTCGATAGTTGCCAAGATGAACCTAATCGTCGACAAAAACGAGGAAAAGGGTCGGGCGTTGAGGCCCGAAGACACGGAAGCGATGGCCAGAGGAGCCCTGAACGAAACACTGGTCACTGGACGCGTTGGGACCCTTCGGGTAGACCCACAATATCTGGTCTTCAAAGCGCCCCAAG TCACCGACATTTCCGATGAGGACGAGGCCTCGTTGCCTGATACAACGGGACTTCTACTGGGTTCGACAAAAATGTTCGTTGTCGTGGGCTGCGTAGCTGCTCTTGTAGCACTGGCGCTTCTCCAGGCGACTTGCACCCTTTATCGTTCAAGGAAACGAACATCCAAG gATCAGCTGATAACCACGAACAACGCGTGGAAGGATTACAACTCTGGGGCTAATACGAATTTCGCTTTCGAGGCCTTCGAGACCGAGGAGAAAGCTCCTCCGCCCGTCTCGAGCCTCCCGAGGCCCCGGGAAACCGCCATGGAACCCGACGGCGTCAGGCCCACACAGCAGATCACCGGGCCCCGCGCAACGTACAGCCTCCCGAGGGCCCCAGGGCCCCGACAACCCCCGCCCCCACAGCCTGGTTACTACACCCAGGATCGTAGGAACCAACGGTACAAGGGGCCCAATGGCTCGGGCCCCCAACAACCAGACTTTTACTTTATGCCGAGCCAACGAAAGTACAGCGGTGAAGTGGTTCGCGTTTACGTTGACTATGGCAATCAGCCGAAGTAA
- the LOC124410271 gene encoding uncharacterized protein LOC124410271 isoform X1, with protein MLRPNGVETTRILLFVLVLGVALFQSALGHVALTFPRARKYDLDFLDNARTPGPCGMPKGDIRTSFLSGSSFNVTWHLAYPHRGGFRLQILDALDRPLVDLTPVTQISEFVEDDATAQSFPVSLPQNFTCRDCTIRLLREAEEWGSAYRFWSCADIDILEKKEYREDCSKHGTYLVGKCRCDRFYRGPRCQIKEECLDDSDCGSQGVCVDNKGTTSPTKHCYCNIGWFGPGCNKKSPIKSTEINFDAYTMKNLSNNFKLYWRILKDINELEAVMVVNGTSWVGLGWRPKSLNPNCKAFPELSDPPGEPLPKPEPKSEPEPAPEGVAEPTSGSGKAEPEPHAESKAEPISEPKSEPVSSAEPSPEPGAEPTPEPEAEPSKSGAKRRSPKAYGAAPPDSDVTVRTSVTYQVSSKQGRKKRAIGAAETEPTTGKPSGEPTYTTAEPQPNTSNPEPTSITESYRPEADSITHDSFTGITTVNEPHFETNREPKSEPVSESVSEPTSEPKSEPTSEPQSEPTAEPISEPVSEPTSEPVSEPKSEPVSEPKSEPVSEPKSEPISEPKSEPVSEPKSEPVSEPKSEPVSEPTSEPISEPSAEPESEPISEPVSEPNAEPKSEPNAKLKSEPISEPTTEPRSEPVSEPSAEPKSEPHPEPVTEPHPEPKSEPNFNTEALEPKEKSGATKAPTPLAIHKYTPKHDFNPMDCTDIVIGSAVGMTHRIGDYYTRDRSTPRPDAFWGGQDDLTAAMGFEKDGVTTIVFRKKLNDTGIADHEIVDSAMHVIWAKGQEPGSYVHDPPSGVEKSKVSVKDFYKSDELKYHGHSSQRGVASINFLEENKTESGGHAPLEGGGCGGEWRYPRHCSLKNGTCEYAARWVYKAKKDVLAFTIVTSHTDKWTGIGLSDDEKMSQTDAIIGWVDKLTGQPFVMDTWISGYNSPLLDESQDILERFGKIEDGFTTLNFTRKRATRDSKDISITDEHCVYMMFPVKGGIFNAVNKKLKKHETVPMISSDRICVRSCGDEFDEDAPTTPGPPRLVYDFEVKLLDLGDGFQAPDPNTPEFETISNTISDSFRPALSKVPGFYEVKLNQLERSDGESIVAKMNLIVDKNEEKGRALRPEDTEAMARGALNETLVTGRVGTLRVDPQYLVFKAPQVTDISDEDEASLPDTTGLLLGSTKMFVVVGCVAALVALALLQATCTLYRSRKRTSKDQLITTNNAWKDYNSGANTNFAFEAFETEEKAPPPVSSLPRPRETAMEPDGVRPTQQITGPRATYSLPRAPGPRQPPPPQPGYYTQDRRNQRYKGPNGSGPQQPDFYFMPSQRKYSGEVVRVYVDYGNQPK; from the exons GGGGGCTTCAGGCTGCAGATTTTAGACGCCCTCGACAGACCGCTCGTCGATCTCACCCCGGTCACCCAGATCAGCGAATTCGTCGAGGATGATGCCAC GGCCCAATCATTCCCGGTAAGCTTGCCTCAGAACTTCACGTGCAGGGATTGCACCATCAGACTTCTACGGGAGGCCGAAGAATGGGGATCAGCGTACAGGTTCTGGTCCTGCGCCGACATCGAC ATTTTGGAGAAGAAAGAGTACAGAGAAGACTGCAGTAAGCACGGTACATACCTCGTGGGAAAATGCAGATGCGACAGATTCTACCGAGGACCCAGGTGCCAAATCAAAGAGGAGTGCCTCGACGACTCGGACTGCGGATCGCAGGGGGTCTGCGTCGACAACAAGGGGACGACATCCCCGACCAAACATTGCTATTGCAACATCGGCTGGTTTGGTCCTGGATGCAACAAAA AATCACCGATCAAGAGCACGGAGATAAACTTCGACGCGTACACCATGAAGAACTTATCCAACAACTTCAAGCTCTACTGGCGGATCCTTAAGGACATTAACGAGCTCGAGGCTGTGATGGTGGTCAACGGCACTTCGTGGGTTGGTCTTGGATGGCGACCGAAGAGCCTGAACCCGAACTGCAAGGCTTTTCCCGAACTATCAGATCCACCTGGTGAACCGCTACCGAAACCGGAACCAAAATCAGAACCAGAACCAGCACCCGAAGGCGTTGCAGAGCCGACGAGTGGCTCTGGTAAAGCCGAGCCTGAGCCGCACGCAGAGTCGAAAGCCGAACCGATTTCCGAACCGAAATCGGAGCCCGTCTCGAGTGCCGAACCATCCCCTGAACCAGGGGCTGAACCGACGCCGGAACCGGAAGCCGAGCCCTCAAAGTCTGGGGCGAAACGGAGATCACCAAAGGCTTACGGAGCTGCACCACCTGATTCCGATGTCACAGTTCGCACCAGCGTCACTTACCAAGTGAGCAGTAAGCAAG GACGTAAGAAGCGAGCGATTGGAGCTGCGGAGACGGAACCGACGACTG GGAAGCCCAGCGGCGAGCCTACTTACACCACTGCTGAACCTCAACCAAATACGTCCAATCCTGAACCAACCTCCATCACAGAATCATACCGTCCCGAAGCCGATTCAATAACCCACGATTCATTTACTGGGATCACAACCGTGAACGAACCTCACTTTGAAACCAATCGTGAACCAAAATCTGAACCCGTCTCTGAATCAGTTTCCGAACCCACGTCCGAACCGAAATCTGAACCTACTTCTGAACCTCAATCTGAACCTACCGCTGAACCGATATCGGAACCCGTCTCTGAACCCACATCGGAACCGGTTTCGGAACCGAAATCCGAACCCGTATCTGAACCCAAGTCGGAACCCGTTTCTGAACCCAAATCTGAACCCATCTCTGAACCCAAATCGGAACCGGTTTCTGAACCCAAATCGGAACCggtttcggagccgaaatccGAACCCGTCTCTGAACCTACATCTGAACCGATTTCGGAACCTTCTGCGGAACCCGAATCCGAACCCATTTCTGAACCAGTTTCCGAGCCCAATGCTGAACCCAAATCCGAACCTAATGCGAAACTGAAATCAGAGCCGATCTCAGAACCCACGACAGAACCTAGATCAGAACCGGTTTCTGAGCCGAGCGCTGAACCAAAATCCGAACCTCATCCCGAACCCGTAACCGAACCGCATCCTGAGCCGAAATCCGAGCCTAATTTCAACACAGAAGCTCTGGAACCAAAGGAGAAGTCGGGAGCGACAAAAG CTCCAACACCACTGGCGATCCATAAATACACTCCTAAGCACGATTTCAATCCGATGGACTGTACGGACATCGTGATCGGTAGCGCGGTGGGCATGACGCACCGAATCGGAGATTATTATACCAGAGATCGATCGACGCCACGTCCGGACGCGTTCTGGGGTGGCCAGGACGACCTCACAGCGGCAATGGGCTTCGAGAAGGATGGCGTGACCACAATAGTCTTCAGGAAGAAACTCAACGATACCGGAATCGCGGACCACGAGATAGTCGACTCGGCGATGCACGTGATCTGGGCCAAGGGTCAGGAGCCAGGAAGCTACGTCCACGACCCCCCTAGCGGTGTGGAAAAGAGCAAAGTGTCCGTGAAGGACTTCTACAAGTCGGACGAGCTCAAGTACCACGGCCATAGCTCGCAGCGAGGCGTCGCAAGCATAAACTTCCTCG AGGAGAACAAGACCGAGTCCGGTGGTCACGCGCCACTCGAAGGTGGAGGCTGCGGCGGGGAATGGCGTTATCCGCGACATTGTTCCTTGAAGAACGGTACGTGCGAGTACGCCGCACGATGGGTCTACAAGGCCAAAAAG GACGTGCTGGCCTTCACCATCGTTACTTCTCACACCGACAAGTGGACGGGCATAGGATTGTCCGATGACGAAAAAATG TCGCAAACCGACGCGATAATAGGATGGGTCGACAAGCTGACTGGTCAGCCGTTCGTCATGGACACCTGGATCAGTGGGTATAATTCCCCGCTTTTGGACGAGTCTCAGGACATTCTTGAGCGGTTTGGAAAAATCGAGGACGGCTTTACGACCCTCAATTTCACGAGGAAACGGGCGACGAGGGATTCCAAGGATATTTCAATCACGGATGAACACTGCGTCTACATGATGTTTCCCGTCAAAGGAGGCATCTTCAACGCCGTTAACAAAAAGCTCAAGAAACACGAGACGGTACCGATGATATCGAGCGATAGAATATGCGTCAGGTCCTGCGGCGACG AGTTTGACGAGGACGCACCAACCACTCCCGGTCCTCCCAGGCTCGTCTACGACTTTGAAGTGAAGCTTTTGGACCTGGGGGATGGGTTCCAGGCGCCGGATCCCAACACTCCAGAGTTCGAAACGATATCAAACACGATTTCAGACAGCTTTAGGCCGGCGCTGAGCAAGGTTCCTGGCTTCTATGAGGTTAAATTGAACCAGCTCGAGAG ATCTGACGGAGAGTCGATAGTTGCCAAGATGAACCTAATCGTCGACAAAAACGAGGAAAAGGGTCGGGCGTTGAGGCCCGAAGACACGGAAGCGATGGCCAGAGGAGCCCTGAACGAAACACTGGTCACTGGACGCGTTGGGACCCTTCGGGTAGACCCACAATATCTGGTCTTCAAAGCGCCCCAAG TCACCGACATTTCCGATGAGGACGAGGCCTCGTTGCCTGATACAACGGGACTTCTACTGGGTTCGACAAAAATGTTCGTTGTCGTGGGCTGCGTAGCTGCTCTTGTAGCACTGGCGCTTCTCCAGGCGACTTGCACCCTTTATCGTTCAAGGAAACGAACATCCAAG gATCAGCTGATAACCACGAACAACGCGTGGAAGGATTACAACTCTGGGGCTAATACGAATTTCGCTTTCGAGGCCTTCGAGACCGAGGAGAAAGCTCCTCCGCCCGTCTCGAGCCTCCCGAGGCCCCGGGAAACCGCCATGGAACCCGACGGCGTCAGGCCCACACAGCAGATCACCGGGCCCCGCGCAACGTACAGCCTCCCGAGGGCCCCAGGGCCCCGACAACCCCCGCCCCCACAGCCTGGTTACTACACCCAGGATCGTAGGAACCAACGGTACAAGGGGCCCAATGGCTCGGGCCCCCAACAACCAGACTTTTACTTTATGCCGAGCCAACGAAAGTACAGCGGTGAAGTGGTTCGCGTTTACGTTGACTATGGCAATCAGCCGAAGTAA